In Tsuneonella amylolytica, one genomic interval encodes:
- a CDS encoding spore coat protein U domain-containing protein, producing MNRRPLLTIALLAATAAPLSAQDTGASATRTLRFAAIAAPACVIDAATASRGAVNAAFTPDGNGGGTIAIAELVDPQTAEPRGSSIDLALPVRCNAAHRLVVVSNQGGLLRAGGQQTNRLTRNGFADLLPYRIDVDWAGSTGSAVSDTGPAIAGAQTAASGELRLRVATDPGGGALVAGRYSDAITIRFEPAS from the coding sequence ATGAACCGCCGTCCGCTCCTTACTATCGCACTCCTCGCGGCAACGGCCGCGCCGCTCTCCGCGCAGGATACCGGCGCTTCGGCCACCCGCACCCTTCGGTTCGCCGCCATCGCCGCCCCGGCCTGCGTGATCGACGCGGCCACCGCATCGCGCGGGGCGGTCAACGCGGCCTTTACGCCCGACGGCAACGGCGGCGGCACGATCGCGATCGCCGAACTGGTCGATCCGCAGACGGCCGAACCAAGGGGCTCCAGCATCGACCTGGCCCTTCCGGTGCGGTGCAACGCAGCGCACCGGCTCGTCGTCGTCAGCAACCAGGGCGGTCTGCTGCGCGCAGGCGGACAGCAGACCAACCGACTGACGCGCAACGGCTTCGCCGACCTGCTGCCCTACCGGATCGACGTCGACTGGGCAGGCTCCACCGGCAGCGCTGTCAGCGATACCGGACCGGCGATCGCGGGCGCGCAGACGGCTGCCAGCGGCGAGCTGCGCCTGCGCGTGGCGACCGATCCCGGCGGCGGCGCACTGGTCGCCGGCCGCTATTCCGACGCGATCACGATCCGGTTCGAGCCGGCGTCCTGA
- a CDS encoding fimbria/pilus periplasmic chaperone — MTSRFFRAAAAMACVAMPLAHADAMTVQPVVIDLETAGRGMSQVVTVENTFATPLPVELTVQQLELTDDGVKLTGVDPGDLLVFPPQALIQPGQTQAFRVQYVGDPDLSTSKHYYITVAQLPVKLPEGQSAIQILYNFQVLVSVGPQGMKADLAVTGSTVDTANAGHREPLVTVHNNSAKYGYLSQGRLRVVAKDAAGKEVLRETMTGPEIQQRMGFGLVGGNQSRKVRLPVELPAEAGTVEVTFAPGD, encoded by the coding sequence ATGACTTCCCGCTTCTTCCGCGCCGCTGCAGCCATGGCCTGCGTCGCCATGCCGCTGGCCCATGCCGACGCGATGACCGTGCAGCCGGTGGTGATCGACCTCGAGACCGCCGGACGCGGAATGTCGCAGGTCGTGACCGTCGAGAACACCTTCGCCACCCCGCTGCCCGTCGAGCTGACGGTCCAGCAGCTGGAACTGACCGACGACGGGGTGAAGCTGACCGGCGTCGATCCGGGCGACCTGCTCGTCTTCCCGCCGCAGGCGCTGATCCAGCCGGGCCAGACCCAGGCGTTCCGCGTGCAGTACGTGGGCGATCCCGACCTTTCGACGAGCAAGCACTACTACATCACCGTCGCGCAGCTTCCCGTGAAGCTGCCCGAGGGGCAGAGCGCGATCCAGATCCTCTACAACTTCCAGGTCCTCGTCAGCGTCGGTCCGCAGGGCATGAAGGCAGACCTGGCGGTGACAGGCAGCACCGTGGACACCGCGAACGCGGGTCATCGCGAACCGCTCGTGACGGTCCATAACAACAGCGCCAAATACGGCTACCTGTCGCAGGGCCGCCTGCGCGTGGTGGCGAAGGACGCGGCCGGCAAGGAAGTCCTGCGCGAGACAATGACCGGTCCGGAAATCCAGCAGCGGATGGGCTTCGGCCTCGTCGGCGGCAACCAGAGCCGCAAGGTTCGCCTGCCGGTCGAACTGCCCGCCGAGGCCGGCACCGTCGAAGTCACCTTCGCGCCCGGGGACTGA
- a CDS encoding fimbria/pilus outer membrane usher protein — translation MSGGKIAAVLLLGSSALAHSHAALAAEQPELPVAAPSRADVGNRTGRDIVLTVPLKDGATYLGDIPLTIGADQQVRFPADRALQLLSEVLAPQVLDTLRASMLPGSQVGLADFAPAGIEATYNPQTLELVFQIPVERRASRSLAVTAFDRERLGDVLAPLDSSAYLNVRGSFDFVEEGFDTGFDNANLLLDGAVRFGDVVAESDAIWSPGGFGRDFQRLGSRLVYDDIGNLVRWSGGDLETTARGFQSAPDIAGVSIFRSYGVLNPQQIIRPRGDRSFRLDRAATVEVLVNGQQVRRLQLTPGNYDLRDFPFAQGANDIRLNILDDTGRSEILRFNVFLDQTQLAAGLSEFGVYAGVRAPLGPSGPRYSNDPVASGYYRRGISDYVTLGVNAQADEDVQMAGAEAVLASSLGTFGLQGAVSHFDRAGEGYALQATFQRLIQRGNGQSDSLNLFAERRSADFAPVSIFLPTNPYEYEVGGGYSHAFSDRVYAGVDGRYGKGRGNRPDVANFRATAGWRISDLATLNVEGRYVKDSLGEEVSAFASLSVRLGRFSTARAEYDTRGDRARLSYQTLKGSGVGSYNVSADLERSNFGSGVSVNANYFANRAELGFSHYGTFSRNFGRSIGQRSNFRLGTSLAVGGGAVSVGRPIYDSFAIVRPHASLKNASVIVDPTTFGYTAESGRLGAATMPSLSSYSERTVPVEVEGAPAGVDIGQGTYRLFPSYRSGYLLTVGSDYNVTALGTMLDVDGQPVSLVSGTATQLDHPERAAVTVFTNRQGRFGAAGLAPGKWRIEMLDQNKSIYVIDIPADASGVVKLGDINPERN, via the coding sequence ATGTCCGGGGGGAAGATCGCCGCTGTCCTGTTGCTCGGCTCGAGCGCGCTGGCCCACAGCCACGCGGCGCTCGCGGCCGAGCAGCCGGAACTGCCGGTCGCCGCCCCGAGCCGCGCCGACGTGGGCAATCGCACGGGTCGCGACATCGTGCTCACCGTTCCCCTGAAGGACGGGGCGACCTACCTCGGCGACATTCCGCTGACGATCGGCGCCGACCAGCAGGTCCGCTTCCCCGCCGACCGCGCCTTGCAACTGCTCAGCGAAGTGCTTGCCCCGCAAGTGCTCGACACGCTGCGTGCCAGCATGTTGCCCGGATCGCAGGTCGGCCTCGCCGACTTCGCGCCGGCCGGCATCGAGGCGACCTACAACCCGCAGACGCTTGAGCTCGTATTCCAAATCCCCGTCGAGCGCCGCGCATCGCGTTCGCTGGCGGTCACGGCATTCGATCGCGAGCGGCTCGGCGACGTGCTCGCTCCGCTCGACAGCAGCGCCTACCTCAACGTCCGCGGCTCGTTCGATTTCGTCGAGGAAGGCTTCGACACCGGGTTCGACAACGCGAACCTGCTGCTCGACGGGGCGGTGCGCTTCGGCGACGTCGTCGCGGAAAGCGACGCGATCTGGAGCCCGGGCGGGTTCGGGCGCGATTTCCAGCGTCTCGGCAGCCGGCTGGTCTACGACGACATCGGCAACCTCGTCCGCTGGAGCGGGGGCGACCTCGAGACGACGGCGCGCGGGTTCCAGTCGGCACCCGACATCGCGGGCGTGTCGATATTCCGGTCCTACGGCGTCCTCAACCCACAGCAGATTATCCGCCCGCGCGGCGACCGCAGCTTCCGGCTCGACCGGGCAGCGACGGTCGAGGTGCTGGTGAACGGACAGCAGGTGCGCCGCCTGCAACTGACGCCCGGCAACTACGACCTGCGCGATTTCCCGTTCGCGCAAGGGGCCAACGACATCCGTCTCAACATCCTCGACGATACCGGGCGCAGCGAAATCCTGCGCTTCAACGTCTTCCTCGACCAGACCCAGCTTGCCGCGGGCCTGAGCGAATTCGGTGTCTATGCCGGCGTGCGCGCGCCGCTCGGCCCGTCGGGGCCCCGCTACTCCAACGATCCGGTGGCCAGCGGATACTACCGCCGCGGCATCAGCGACTACGTGACCCTGGGCGTCAACGCGCAGGCCGACGAGGACGTCCAGATGGCCGGGGCCGAGGCTGTCCTCGCCTCGTCGCTCGGCACCTTCGGCCTGCAGGGCGCGGTCAGCCATTTCGATCGCGCGGGCGAGGGATACGCGCTGCAGGCGACGTTCCAGCGGCTGATCCAGCGCGGCAACGGACAGAGCGATTCGCTCAACCTGTTCGCCGAACGCCGCAGCGCCGATTTCGCCCCGGTCAGCATCTTCCTGCCGACCAACCCTTACGAATACGAAGTCGGCGGCGGGTACAGCCACGCCTTTTCCGACCGCGTCTACGCGGGCGTGGACGGGCGGTACGGCAAGGGGCGGGGCAACCGGCCCGACGTCGCCAATTTCCGCGCGACTGCGGGCTGGCGCATCTCGGACCTGGCCACGCTCAACGTCGAAGGTCGCTACGTGAAGGACAGTCTCGGCGAGGAGGTCAGCGCCTTTGCCTCGCTCAGCGTGCGCCTCGGCCGGTTCTCCACCGCCCGGGCCGAATACGATACCCGCGGCGACCGCGCGCGCCTGTCGTACCAGACGCTGAAGGGCAGCGGGGTGGGCAGCTACAACGTGTCGGCCGATCTGGAACGCAGCAACTTCGGCAGCGGCGTGAGCGTCAACGCGAACTACTTCGCCAACCGCGCCGAACTGGGCTTCAGCCATTACGGCACGTTCAGCCGCAACTTCGGCCGCAGCATCGGGCAGCGCAGCAACTTCCGGCTCGGCACCTCGCTCGCGGTCGGCGGCGGGGCTGTCTCGGTCGGCCGCCCGATCTACGACAGCTTCGCGATCGTCCGCCCGCACGCCAGCCTGAAGAACGCGAGCGTCATCGTCGACCCGACGACTTTCGGCTATACCGCCGAAAGCGGGCGCTTGGGCGCGGCGACGATGCCCAGCCTGTCGTCCTATTCCGAGCGCACGGTGCCGGTCGAAGTGGAAGGCGCGCCCGCCGGGGTGGACATCGGACAGGGTACCTACCGCCTGTTCCCGTCGTATCGCAGCGGATACCTGCTGACGGTGGGATCGGATTACAACGTGACCGCGCTCGGCACGATGCTGGACGTCGATGGCCAGCCGGTCTCGCTCGTTTCGGGCACCGCCACGCAGCTCGATCATCCCGAGCGTGCGGCGGTCACCGTCTTCACCAACCGCCAGGGCCGCTTCGGTGCCGCCGGCCTTGCGCCCGGCAAGTGGCGGATCGAGATGCTCGACCAGAACAAGTCGATTTACGTGATCGACATCCCGGCCGACGCCAGCGGCGTCGTGAAGCTGGGCGATATCAATCCGGAGAGGAACTGA
- a CDS encoding response regulator transcription factor, with translation MSAAIPSLTGNPGEGARAMRPIIVIDDHELAHSGIRLLLADSDAFRLEACFTSARDGIDRAIATPDAIVLLDLELPEIDGLAALGEFALHGSVPVIVVTGVTRPEALARASELGAAAIVCKGDPTEELHAALRAVADGERYFSRCAADLIAKADTPTVTLSERQQAILELLAGGCSNKEIGYRLSISPPTVSFHLAEIRRKLGAGSSRQLVDKARAAGIFAAPLT, from the coding sequence ATGTCCGCCGCCATACCGTCGCTTACCGGCAATCCGGGGGAGGGTGCGCGCGCCATGCGGCCGATCATCGTCATCGACGATCACGAGCTTGCCCATTCGGGCATCCGCCTGCTGCTCGCGGACAGCGATGCATTCAGGCTGGAGGCGTGCTTCACCTCGGCGCGCGACGGCATCGACCGGGCGATCGCGACCCCCGATGCCATCGTCCTGCTCGACCTCGAGCTGCCCGAGATCGACGGGCTGGCGGCGCTGGGCGAGTTTGCATTGCACGGATCGGTGCCGGTGATCGTGGTCACCGGCGTCACCCGGCCCGAGGCGCTCGCCCGTGCCAGCGAACTCGGTGCCGCGGCCATCGTGTGCAAGGGCGATCCGACCGAGGAACTGCATGCCGCGCTCCGGGCCGTGGCAGACGGCGAACGCTACTTCTCGCGCTGCGCCGCCGATCTCATCGCGAAGGCGGACACCCCCACGGTGACGCTGTCCGAGCGGCAGCAGGCCATCCTCGAACTGCTGGCAGGAGGATGCAGCAACAAGGAGATCGGCTACCGCCTGTCGATCAGCCCGCCCACGGTCTCGTTTCACCTCGCGGAAATACGCCGCAAGCTGGGTGCAGGGAGCAGCCGTCAGCTCGTCGACAAGGCGCGCGCCGCCGGTATCTTTGCCGCACCCCTCACATAG
- a CDS encoding sensor histidine kinase — protein MSVLLRVFAGMWLLLLASTPALSAAPPAVVLTPGLSAPDLRPAIRYRLVAAGEQAGIPSLEGLRAVEYRSTQFGRSGEEVVGTFRLANASDEPGSWILTTGRGLVNDFSLYRSIDGGPLERIFTNRDSEALGRSLADYQAIAVPVDLGPGQSATYVFRLRDNISLWMPFAVRETGAFQRERRLNVALVAGIVGGSVMLILINALVFAGTGRREFLWLSAAELAFAFNTLYAEGYTTILWLYRWPLFAELFGEYTRSAFGLLMVQFGRSFLRTRTTHPRLDILLRGLIGLGFAVMVAATLHIAAGVFPLMAVHQFGWLYLLATSFAMLWLGILGLRRGPIFIPLFAAWTSMAIYIGYMTLAISGAFPGLPVRWHWVGPVGLFECVMASITLVLHLRALQTERLQAERRASAALLEKLALSEEAARLADDRARALLDVRARDRTIEATAHDTRHVLHALNSAVHFGRGARNAGTADLLALLEASARHLEDILASSVSSGGAERRFLALAVCDPARTVRGLGEIYAPIAERAELALEVRAAAPAAALIDEALFGRVVSNLVNNALKFTPAGRVEVDCDCDEGLLRIRVRDTGTGMAADQLCWLNDNAGHSGDADPGIGLGTGWRAIREIVSLMHGTYFIESGPTGTEVTVLFPNPVADGTTPAAITDLAALAPDVAFVDFERRADPVTGLRAIVMVADDARAQTRIASAALSEVLLVRPLCREMLDHPYVRGAAKIPAARALSTS, from the coding sequence ATGTCTGTCCTGCTACGCGTTTTCGCGGGCATGTGGCTGTTGCTGCTGGCGAGCACGCCGGCGCTTTCCGCCGCGCCGCCCGCGGTCGTGCTGACCCCCGGCTTGTCCGCCCCCGACCTGCGCCCCGCGATCCGCTATCGCCTCGTCGCGGCCGGCGAACAGGCAGGCATTCCATCACTCGAAGGCCTGCGTGCGGTCGAATATCGGTCCACCCAGTTCGGGCGGTCGGGCGAAGAGGTCGTCGGCACCTTCCGCCTCGCCAACGCCAGCGACGAGCCGGGCAGCTGGATCCTCACCACCGGCCGCGGGTTGGTGAACGACTTCTCGCTCTATCGCTCGATCGACGGCGGACCGCTGGAACGGATCTTCACCAATCGCGACAGCGAAGCTCTCGGCAGGTCGCTGGCGGATTACCAGGCGATTGCCGTGCCGGTCGATCTCGGCCCCGGCCAGAGCGCGACCTATGTCTTCCGCCTGCGCGACAACATATCGCTGTGGATGCCCTTCGCGGTGCGGGAGACCGGCGCGTTCCAGCGCGAGCGGCGGCTGAATGTCGCGCTGGTGGCCGGCATCGTGGGCGGCAGCGTGATGCTGATCCTGATCAACGCGCTGGTCTTCGCCGGAACCGGACGGCGCGAGTTCCTGTGGCTTTCTGCGGCCGAGCTCGCCTTCGCCTTCAACACGCTCTACGCCGAAGGGTACACCACGATCCTGTGGCTCTACCGCTGGCCGTTGTTCGCCGAACTGTTCGGCGAATATACGCGCAGCGCGTTCGGCCTGCTGATGGTGCAGTTCGGCCGTTCATTCCTGCGCACCCGCACGACGCACCCCCGGCTGGACATCCTCCTGCGCGGCCTGATCGGGCTGGGCTTCGCGGTCATGGTGGCTGCCACCCTCCACATCGCGGCAGGCGTCTTCCCCCTGATGGCGGTGCACCAGTTCGGCTGGCTCTATCTCCTCGCCACGTCGTTCGCGATGCTGTGGCTCGGCATCCTGGGGCTGCGCCGCGGCCCCATATTCATCCCGCTGTTCGCAGCATGGACAAGCATGGCGATTTACATCGGCTACATGACGCTGGCGATCTCCGGCGCGTTCCCGGGCCTGCCGGTGCGCTGGCATTGGGTGGGGCCGGTGGGCCTGTTCGAGTGCGTCATGGCCTCGATCACCCTCGTCCTCCACCTGCGCGCGCTGCAGACCGAGCGGCTGCAGGCCGAACGCCGGGCAAGCGCCGCGCTGCTCGAAAAACTCGCCCTGTCGGAAGAGGCCGCGCGCCTCGCCGACGACCGCGCGCGGGCGCTGCTCGACGTGCGTGCCCGCGACCGGACGATCGAGGCGACCGCGCACGACACCCGGCATGTCCTCCATGCGCTCAACAGCGCAGTGCATTTCGGACGCGGCGCGCGCAATGCCGGCACGGCCGACCTCCTCGCTCTGCTGGAGGCATCGGCCCGGCACCTCGAAGACATCCTCGCCTCCAGCGTGTCGAGCGGCGGGGCCGAGCGGCGCTTCCTCGCACTCGCGGTGTGCGATCCGGCGCGTACCGTACGCGGGCTCGGCGAGATCTACGCCCCCATTGCCGAGCGGGCGGAACTCGCGCTCGAGGTGCGCGCCGCCGCGCCCGCCGCCGCGCTGATCGACGAGGCGCTGTTCGGCCGGGTCGTCTCCAACCTCGTCAACAATGCGCTCAAGTTCACGCCTGCGGGCCGGGTCGAGGTCGATTGCGACTGCGACGAGGGACTGCTGCGCATTCGCGTGCGCGATACCGGCACCGGAATGGCGGCGGACCAGCTCTGCTGGCTCAACGATAACGCCGGCCACTCCGGGGATGCGGACCCCGGCATCGGGCTCGGCACCGGCTGGCGCGCCATTCGCGAGATCGTGTCGCTGATGCACGGGACCTATTTCATCGAGAGCGGCCCGACCGGCACCGAAGTGACGGTGCTGTTTCCCAACCCCGTGGCGGATGGCACGACCCCCGCGGCGATCACGGACCTCGCCGCGTTGGCCCCCGATGTCGCGTTCGTCGATTTCGAGCGACGCGCCGATCCGGTCACGGGCCTTCGCGCAATAGTGATGGTGGCGGACGACGCGCGCGCGCAGACGCGGATCGCCAGCGCGGCCTTGTCGGAAGTGCTGCTGGTGCGGCCGTTATGCCGCGAGATGCTCGATCACCCCTATGTGAGGGGTGCGGCAAAGATACCGGCGGCGCGCGCCTTGTCGACGAGCTGA
- a CDS encoding phosphotransferase family protein: MSEASPVENVDALAVAILDAARTAGVPADAVDGLKRLGGGASKDMWSFDLMLDGGGRMELVLRRQPPGRRFSSQGLGSVAREAALARLAGEAGVPVPAIAFELPAGSPAGDGYAMERLAGETVGVRVLKLPELADARAGMAHRCGEILARLHAATVPDGLNLRSQGAREELAALEVRYRDSGQDRPVFEYALRWLADNLPDEHRRVLLHGDFRNGNLMVGPEGIRALLDWELAHVGPPAYDLAWLCVPSWRFQRPELPVGGFGTREDLITGYVGAGGAPVDRAELHAWEVFQTMNWGVMCLGVAKAFVEGPRTVEAAVIARRASETEFDLLRMLAPDHGGWNGR; this comes from the coding sequence GTGAGCGAAGCGAGCCCGGTCGAGAATGTCGATGCGCTGGCGGTCGCAATCCTCGACGCGGCGCGAACCGCGGGCGTCCCGGCTGACGCGGTGGATGGTCTGAAGCGCCTCGGCGGCGGGGCCAGCAAGGACATGTGGTCGTTCGACCTGATGCTGGACGGCGGCGGGCGCATGGAACTCGTCCTGCGCAGGCAGCCGCCAGGGCGCCGTTTCTCGAGCCAGGGTCTGGGCAGCGTGGCGCGCGAGGCGGCGCTGGCGCGGCTGGCGGGGGAAGCGGGCGTGCCGGTGCCCGCGATTGCCTTCGAACTGCCCGCCGGGTCGCCCGCCGGCGACGGCTACGCAATGGAACGGCTGGCGGGCGAGACCGTGGGCGTCAGGGTGCTGAAGCTGCCCGAGCTCGCCGATGCGCGCGCGGGGATGGCCCACCGCTGCGGCGAAATCCTCGCACGGCTCCATGCGGCCACCGTACCGGACGGGCTCAACCTCAGATCCCAGGGCGCGCGCGAGGAACTCGCCGCGTTGGAGGTCCGCTATCGCGATAGTGGCCAGGACCGCCCCGTCTTCGAATACGCGCTGCGCTGGCTGGCGGACAACCTGCCGGACGAACACCGCCGCGTCCTGCTGCATGGCGATTTCCGCAACGGCAACCTGATGGTGGGGCCCGAGGGCATTCGCGCTTTGCTCGACTGGGAACTCGCCCACGTCGGCCCGCCGGCGTACGATCTCGCGTGGCTCTGCGTGCCGAGCTGGCGCTTCCAGCGACCCGAATTGCCCGTGGGCGGTTTCGGCACGCGCGAGGATCTCATCACCGGTTACGTAGGTGCAGGCGGCGCGCCCGTCGACCGGGCCGAGCTTCATGCGTGGGAGGTGTTCCAGACGATGAACTGGGGCGTCATGTGCCTCGGCGTCGCGAAGGCGTTCGTCGAGGGCCCGCGCACGGTCGAGGCAGCCGTCATCGCACGGCGCGCATCGGAAACCGAATTCGACCTCTTGCGGATGCTCGCTCCCGATCACGGAGGCTGGAATGGCCGATAG
- a CDS encoding DUF6285 domain-containing protein, which yields MADSPPPAMLIAEVRRALDEGLAPGFPQKVAANALGIAQRELENGPPVSAEEAARMCAAIRAGEDGADLVGELIALTIAKLEIDQPAYPSFRAWKDGG from the coding sequence ATGGCCGATAGTCCCCCACCGGCGATGCTGATCGCCGAAGTCCGCCGCGCGCTGGACGAGGGCCTCGCCCCCGGCTTCCCGCAGAAAGTCGCCGCCAACGCGCTCGGCATCGCCCAGCGCGAACTGGAAAACGGACCGCCGGTGTCGGCGGAGGAGGCCGCGCGCATGTGCGCCGCGATCCGCGCGGGCGAGGACGGCGCGGACCTCGTGGGCGAACTTATCGCCCTCACGATCGCCAAGCTGGAGATCGACCAGCCGGCCTACCCGTCGTTCCGCGCGTGGAAGGACGGCGGCTAG
- a CDS encoding enoyl-CoA hydratase-related protein, which produces MADFETIRVETTDAGVLAITLNRPERLNACPPQMADDIFAALRDRGDARAILLRGEGRAFCSGADLAANSQSSVKGGDRAHGSLTRHYNPMIMALSSVPVPVVSAVRGPAAGVGCSIALAADFVIAAKSGYFLQAFVNIGLVPDGGSSWMLPRLVGTAQATRMMMLGEKIGGEEAERIGLIYRCVEDDALDAEAEALAARLAGGPTVSLGLMKKTLRDGLQADLATTLAAEAEAQRLAGGTADAAEGAMAFLGKRKAQFQGK; this is translated from the coding sequence GTGGCAGACTTCGAAACGATCAGGGTGGAGACGACCGACGCGGGGGTGTTGGCGATCACGCTCAACCGGCCCGAACGGCTCAACGCCTGCCCGCCGCAGATGGCTGACGACATTTTCGCCGCTTTGCGCGACCGGGGTGATGCCCGCGCGATCCTGCTTCGCGGCGAAGGGCGCGCGTTCTGTTCGGGGGCCGACCTCGCCGCCAACAGCCAGTCTTCGGTCAAGGGCGGAGACCGCGCGCACGGTTCGCTCACCCGCCACTACAACCCGATGATTATGGCGCTCTCCAGCGTGCCGGTGCCGGTGGTCAGCGCGGTGCGCGGCCCCGCTGCCGGCGTCGGCTGCTCGATCGCGCTGGCAGCCGATTTCGTCATCGCGGCGAAATCGGGCTATTTCCTCCAGGCTTTCGTCAACATCGGCCTCGTGCCGGATGGCGGATCGAGCTGGATGCTCCCCCGCCTCGTCGGGACCGCGCAGGCGACGCGGATGATGATGCTCGGCGAAAAGATCGGCGGCGAGGAAGCCGAGCGGATCGGCCTCATCTATCGCTGCGTCGAGGACGACGCGCTGGATGCGGAGGCCGAGGCGCTCGCCGCGCGCCTTGCGGGCGGGCCGACGGTGTCGCTGGGCCTGATGAAGAAGACCCTGCGCGACGGCTTGCAGGCCGACCTCGCGACGACGCTGGCGGCCGAGGCGGAGGCCCAGCGCCTGGCCGGCGGCACGGCCGACGCGGCCGAAGGGGCGATGGCGTTCCTCGGCAAGCGGAAGGCCCAGTTCCAGGGCAAGTGA
- the acs gene encoding acetate--CoA ligase: protein MTNTAHDTEWVPRPAGAADGTGCDAAQYDAMYARSIDDPDGFWREQAARLDWFEEPKTIAGWSFDPVDIAWFEGGTLNICHNAVDRHVDAGNGDRVALIFEPDDPGGEVRRITYAELRREVVRMANTLKKMGVAKGDRVTIYMPMIPEGAFAMLACARIGAIHSVIFGGFSPDAIAGRVEDCASDWIVTADEGLRGSKTVPLKANVDAALKKVSAKAVLVIRHTGGKVAMTEGRDHWYHELSDGLDADCPCEPMAAEDPLFILYTSGSTGKPKGVLHTTGGYAVWTETTFRYVFDYRAGEVWWCTADIGWVTGHSYIVYGPLQNGATALMFEGVPNFPDHDRFWAVVEKHKVNLFYTAPTAIRALMREGTAHATKHDLSSLRLIGSVGEPINPEAWRWYHDTVGKGAIPLVDTWWQTETGGVMITTLPGAHDMKPGSAGKPFFGVCPHLVDGDGTVLEGAAEGNLCITRSWPGQARTVYGDHDRFVQTYFSTYPGKYFTGDGCRRDADGYYWITGRVDDVINVSGHRMGTAEVESALVLHPKVSEAAVVGYPHDIKGQGIYCYITLNAGEDPSDDLAAELRQWVRKEIGPIATPDHLHFTPALPKTRSGKIMRRILRKIAENDFGSLGDTSTLADPSVVGALVEGRQNR from the coding sequence ATGACGAACACCGCGCACGACACCGAATGGGTTCCAAGGCCCGCCGGGGCGGCCGATGGCACCGGGTGCGACGCGGCGCAGTACGATGCGATGTACGCCCGCAGCATCGACGATCCCGACGGCTTCTGGCGCGAACAGGCCGCGCGGCTCGACTGGTTCGAGGAACCGAAAACGATCGCGGGATGGAGCTTCGATCCGGTCGACATCGCGTGGTTCGAAGGCGGCACGCTCAACATCTGCCACAACGCGGTCGATCGGCACGTCGACGCCGGAAACGGCGACCGGGTCGCGCTGATCTTCGAACCCGACGATCCCGGCGGTGAAGTGCGCCGGATCACCTACGCCGAACTCCGCCGCGAGGTCGTGCGGATGGCGAATACGTTGAAAAAAATGGGCGTGGCGAAGGGCGACCGGGTTACGATCTATATGCCGATGATACCCGAAGGCGCTTTCGCGATGCTCGCCTGCGCGCGCATCGGGGCGATCCATTCGGTCATCTTCGGCGGGTTCAGCCCCGATGCCATCGCCGGCCGGGTGGAAGACTGCGCGAGCGACTGGATCGTCACCGCGGACGAAGGGCTGCGCGGGTCGAAGACCGTCCCGCTCAAGGCCAACGTCGATGCGGCACTGAAAAAGGTATCGGCCAAGGCCGTGCTGGTGATCCGCCACACCGGCGGCAAGGTCGCCATGACCGAAGGCCGCGACCACTGGTACCACGAGCTTTCGGACGGTCTCGATGCGGACTGCCCGTGCGAGCCGATGGCGGCGGAAGACCCGTTGTTCATCCTTTACACCAGCGGATCGACGGGCAAGCCCAAGGGCGTGCTCCACACCACGGGAGGCTATGCCGTCTGGACCGAGACGACGTTCCGCTATGTGTTCGATTATCGCGCGGGCGAGGTCTGGTGGTGCACCGCCGACATCGGCTGGGTCACCGGGCACAGCTACATCGTGTATGGCCCGCTGCAAAACGGCGCGACGGCGCTGATGTTCGAAGGGGTGCCGAACTTTCCCGACCACGACCGCTTCTGGGCAGTGGTCGAGAAGCACAAGGTCAACCTGTTCTACACGGCCCCCACCGCCATCCGAGCGCTGATGCGCGAGGGCACGGCCCACGCGACGAAGCACGACCTGTCCTCGCTCCGCCTCATTGGCAGCGTGGGCGAGCCGATCAACCCGGAGGCCTGGCGCTGGTACCACGACACCGTCGGCAAGGGGGCGATCCCACTCGTCGACACATGGTGGCAGACCGAGACCGGCGGCGTGATGATTACCACGCTGCCCGGCGCGCACGACATGAAGCCGGGCAGCGCCGGAAAACCCTTCTTCGGCGTCTGCCCCCATCTCGTCGACGGCGACGGCACGGTGTTGGAGGGGGCCGCGGAGGGGAACCTGTGCATCACCCGCAGCTGGCCGGGCCAGGCGCGCACCGTCTACGGCGATCACGACCGTTTCGTGCAGACCTACTTCAGCACCTATCCCGGCAAGTATTTCACCGGCGACGGCTGTCGGCGCGATGCGGACGGATACTACTGGATCACCGGCCGGGTCGACGACGTCATCAACGTGTCCGGCCACCGGATGGGCACCGCCGAGGTCGAGAGTGCGCTGGTGCTGCATCCCAAGGTCAGCGAAGCGGCGGTCGTCGGCTATCCGCACGACATCAAGGGGCAGGGGATCTACTGCTACATCACGCTGAATGCGGGTGAGGACCCGTCGGACGATCTCGCCGCGGAGCTGCGCCAGTGGGTCCGCAAGGAGATCGGCCCCATCGCCACGCCCGATCACCTGCACTTTACCCCGGCGCTGCCCAAGACCCGCAGCGGCAAGATCATGCGCCGCATCCTGCGCAAGATCGCGGAGAACGACTTCGGCAGCCTGGGGGATACTTCGACGCTGGCGGACCCCTCGGTCGTGGGTGCGCTGGTGGAGGGGCGGCAGAACCGCTGA